From Niallia sp. Man26:
ATGCCATTTGAGCTGCGTCCGTATCCAAACGAAACGTTAAGGCCAGAAGGAGATTATTTACAAAGAACTTGGAAGCAGTCTGTTTACCCAATGGCTGATAGGATGGGAATTAAGATTGTCTTACCAAATGTATCACCACAACCTTATACTCACTTGGCATTTGAAGGTTTTCAATATGCTAAGGAGAAGGGAAGGGGAAATGAGTATAACATTCGTTTACTGCGTGCATTTTTCCAAGAAGAACAAGGTATTGGTAACATGGATGTTCTTACAAAGCTAGCAGGTGAGGTTGGCCTCGATGTACAAGCATATCGAACGGCACTGGAAAATAGAACGTTTCGTGAAGAACACCAAAAGGCATTACAACATGCTTATACTGAAGCTAACATATCTGCAGTTCCTACCTTTATTATAGGAGATACAGTCGCTGCAGGTATTCATTCGAAGGGAAATCTAGAGAGAATCATAAATGAAGAAATAAGCAAGCAGAATTCTAGTGAAATACCGGAAGGACTGGCTTGTGGAATGGATGGATGCTAAAAATTAGTAAATTTAAGATTCGTTTACTTTGAGCGATACTTCTAGTATCGCTCTATTCATTTGTTTAAAGGGACGGCGACTTCGCCTAAATCAAAGAGACAGATGGGAAAAATCTGAAGCACAATTCCTAACAGGCGAGCTTTTAAGAAAACTTTCTTTATTGCTTATTTTAAAACATTACATATCCGTAAATTTTAATACTTACTTGTGCTTTCAAAAAACGGCATATTACGATAATCGGATGGATTTCTGCCGGTTTCTTTTTTAAATTGACGAAAGAAATGTACTTCGGAAGAGTAACCACACATTTCTGAAATGTCATTCAATGTCAATTCTGTATGAGCAATGAGATATTTAGCTTGATCAATTCTGAACCGAATTACGTCTTTGTGGAAAGAGATGCCAAAAAGTTTCCTGTACAAATGCTGGAAATAGGAGGTGCTTATTCCTAAAGTAGAGGCAACGTTCTCTGCCTTATACGACTGCATGACATCAGACTGAATGCGTAATCGTAAATCTCTTAATTTTGAATGAAAAGGACTATAGTTATCATCACTGCCTATTTCAAGATAGTAGGACATTAGTTTATTAATAAGGACTTGAAGAAGTATTGAAACATTTTGCTTCTTAAATTCTTCTCTTGAATAGTTATACTCCCAAATAATTTCTTGAAAGATAATATTAATATGTCTGGAATCAGCTAGATATATAAGAGTATTAAGAGGAAAGTTCATCTTGTCAAAAAGCGTAGAATCATGTGATTCAAAGCGCAGCCAGTCATCAATATACACTCCATCTGGATTCTCGTAATAATAAGGAGTGTTAGGACTAATAATTATAGCTTCGTTAGGTCGACCTTTCATGGATACACCGTTAACATTATAGATTGCATTGGATTTCAGTGATAATAAAACATAACAAGGGATACCATGGGGTTTTGACATTCTAAACGTTAAAGGATGACGCATATTTATTCCGCCATTTATTATCGAAAAAAGTTCGTTCATTTAGAATGCTCCTTCCTATAATGCTAGCGATACTAGTGATGAAGTAAGTTTAGAAGTATTGCTTTTAAGGAAACTTTCAAATTTTTGTATAAAGCTAAGTCTAGTGTCATGTCTACGTTAATTACATTCTATTTTCAGGGTCTATGCTTCACTTATATTTTAATAGTT
This genomic window contains:
- a CDS encoding DsbA family oxidoreductase; the encoded protein is MTVKIKVYSDYVCPFCFLAEAPLEEAIKGKDVDIEWMPFELRPYPNETLRPEGDYLQRTWKQSVYPMADRMGIKIVLPNVSPQPYTHLAFEGFQYAKEKGRGNEYNIRLLRAFFQEEQGIGNMDVLTKLAGEVGLDVQAYRTALENRTFREEHQKALQHAYTEANISAVPTFIIGDTVAAGIHSKGNLERIINEEISKQNSSEIPEGLACGMDGC
- a CDS encoding AraC family transcriptional regulator, translated to MNELFSIINGGINMRHPLTFRMSKPHGIPCYVLLSLKSNAIYNVNGVSMKGRPNEAIIISPNTPYYYENPDGVYIDDWLRFESHDSTLFDKMNFPLNTLIYLADSRHINIIFQEIIWEYNYSREEFKKQNVSILLQVLINKLMSYYLEIGSDDNYSPFHSKLRDLRLRIQSDVMQSYKAENVASTLGISTSYFQHLYRKLFGISFHKDVIRFRIDQAKYLIAHTELTLNDISEMCGYSSEVHFFRQFKKETGRNPSDYRNMPFFESTSKY